The genomic DNA CGTATTTCACTTTCTGTCCTTCATTAAGAGTAGTATTGCCTTCGCCTTGAATTTCAGAGGCATGGACAAAAAGATCTTTGCCTCCGTCATCTTGAAGTATAAAACCAAAGCCTTTTTCGTTATTAAAGAACTTTACAGTACCCGTACTCATACGATTTTCTCTTTGCTAAATAAATAATCCAGTCGCTTGAAGTGTATCGTAAAAATAACCAATATGTTCTTTCAAAGCGATCGAACAAGGTAAATTTCTTAACTTAACAGATATTATTGAACCCGATCAATGGGCAGAAAAGCTAATCCTAAATGTGTATACTGTGCTAAAAATTACCGCCGTGAAGATGAGGCCAAAGAAAAAAACGCTGAATGTTACGTCGAACATAACTGTCGGGTCAAACGCTATCGGCTGAGAAACAAGAGCCAGGTAAACGCCAAACGCCGCTCAGATGCTGTTAGGAAAAGAGGTATCGAAACGATTGAGTTAATACTACCCGAAGCCTATCGAGCCGAACTAGAAATATATGGCAAAGAAAACCAGTATGTTCACGCGATCGCGCTTAAAATTTATCAGGGTAACAAGCTAACCCATCAAATGCCGCCCCAACAC from Myxosarcina sp. GI1 includes the following:
- a CDS encoding cold-shock protein, with product MSTGTVKFFNNEKGFGFILQDDGGKDLFVHASEIQGEGNTTLNEGQKVKYEVGQGRKGPCAVNVIPN